A part of Candidatus Moraniibacteriota bacterium genomic DNA contains:
- a CDS encoding 3'-5' exonuclease, which produces MHSILPTLIPFERPLVVFDLETTGLSAGEDRTVEIAYQKIMPSGQVIAAVQRINPLRPIPKDATAVHGITDEDVANSPSFAKLCYELWSIFEGVDVGGFNVYGYDLPFLRAEFATVGKNFDYSNRKILDAKFIFHKFAPRDMVSRRDLSAATKEYCGEVHTSAHTAEGDVAVTVKVLEKQLERHPEFRNWDAVMNLLGRRKSVEVEMPAPQASRGTLF; this is translated from the coding sequence ATGCATTCTATTCTTCCGACGCTGATTCCATTTGAACGACCGCTTGTGGTATTTGACCTTGAAACAACGGGACTCTCAGCGGGGGAGGATAGGACGGTGGAGATTGCCTATCAGAAAATCATGCCGAGTGGGCAAGTGATTGCGGCGGTACAGCGGATTAATCCCTTGCGACCGATACCCAAGGATGCGACGGCGGTGCATGGGATTACCGATGAGGACGTTGCGAACTCGCCTTCCTTTGCCAAACTTTGCTATGAACTCTGGAGTATTTTTGAAGGGGTGGATGTCGGTGGGTTCAATGTGTATGGATACGATCTACCCTTCTTACGTGCTGAGTTTGCGACGGTAGGGAAGAATTTCGATTATTCGAATCGGAAAATCCTCGATGCGAAGTTTATCTTTCATAAGTTTGCTCCACGCGACATGGTGTCTCGGCGGGATTTGTCGGCGGCGACCAAAGAGTATTGTGGCGAGGTTCATACGAGTGCGCATACGGCCGAAGGGGATGTCGCTGTGACAGTCAAAGTGCTCGAAAAACAATTGGAGCGACATCCGGAATTCCGCAATTGGGATGCCGTGATGAATCTCTTGGGACGGCGGAAGTCAGTAGAAGTGGAGATGCCAGCTCCTCAGGCATCACGCGGAACGTTATTTTAG
- a CDS encoding PAS domain-containing protein has protein sequence MTSSLHHISGDFSNKDRWMIEAFASVSDAIFVTDIHGAISFINPKASALSGWSVEEAIGQPVGLVVKFSIDDDLQTVLSSSPYAPSDSPQEFTGRISLVKKDGSSRSPVKGRAVPFSDKEGTRLGTIILLGDATIEHRLIQAKDHFLSIVAHQLRTPLGSARWCMDMLLSGDLGTLSDEARRAIISLHASNQQMIELVNDLLDMAKFNRTNGVEESVSVDVAEVVESIFRFLELDAQRRRVVFGLKSGADIPKLLVPRRRFYEVVRNLVSNAVKYSKPGGHVIVEITNVNDACRLSVKDDGIGIPLDEQQNIFAKFFRASNAVHSQTEGSGLGLAVVKIFVESWGGKVSFESVEGKGTTFFIELPLSRLSAKVLEKDPGKK, from the coding sequence ATGACTTCGTCTTTGCATCATATTTCGGGTGATTTTTCTAACAAAGACCGATGGATGATTGAGGCGTTTGCATCGGTGAGTGATGCAATTTTTGTGACGGATATTCATGGGGCGATATCTTTTATTAATCCGAAAGCAAGTGCTCTTTCTGGATGGAGCGTTGAAGAGGCAATTGGGCAACCAGTTGGGTTGGTCGTGAAATTTTCCATCGATGATGATTTGCAGACCGTTCTTTCCTCATCGCCCTACGCGCCTTCGGATTCGCCTCAGGAATTTACCGGCAGAATATCTCTTGTGAAGAAGGATGGTTCGTCGAGAAGTCCCGTAAAAGGGCGAGCGGTACCATTTTCCGATAAAGAAGGGACTCGTCTTGGAACAATCATTCTCTTGGGAGATGCGACAATTGAGCATCGGCTTATTCAGGCAAAGGACCACTTTCTCTCTATCGTAGCGCATCAGTTGCGGACGCCGCTTGGAAGCGCTCGCTGGTGTATGGATATGCTCCTTTCTGGTGATCTTGGGACGCTGTCGGATGAGGCGCGACGGGCGATTATCAGTCTCCATGCAAGCAATCAACAAATGATTGAGTTGGTAAACGACCTCCTCGACATGGCGAAGTTCAATCGAACGAATGGTGTCGAAGAATCAGTATCAGTTGATGTGGCTGAAGTGGTAGAAAGTATTTTCCGTTTCTTGGAGCTCGATGCTCAGCGACGTCGCGTAGTATTTGGTTTGAAGTCTGGCGCGGATATTCCGAAGCTTCTTGTTCCTAGGCGGCGATTTTACGAGGTAGTGCGCAATCTTGTGTCAAATGCGGTGAAATACAGCAAGCCCGGCGGACACGTGATTGTGGAAATTACAAATGTGAATGATGCATGCCGTCTCTCAGTGAAAGATGATGGAATCGGGATTCCTCTAGATGAACAGCAGAATATATTTGCAAAATTTTTTCGTGCGAGTAATGCGGTTCACTCCCAGACTGAAGGATCGGGACTTGGACTTGCGGTGGTAAAGATATTTGTTGAATCGTGGGGCGGAAAAGTTTCTTTCGAAAGCGTCGAAGGGAAAGGAACAACGTTTTTCATCGAACTCCCCCTAAGCCGATTGTCAGCAAAAGTCTTGGAGAAGGATCCAGGGAAGAAATAA
- a CDS encoding response regulator encodes MTEDMTGVAPQGNGMAGDAKRTALLLVAEDDQFYANLYRTKLEKEGFGVVTAANGKETLELLKQHSPNLIILDLVMPEMDGFEVLKKIKEEKNLRDVPVIILSNLGQQEDIDRAQALGVFKYIVKSNVSIHQMVESVEEALTSAAEHAR; translated from the coding sequence ATGACGGAAGATATGACAGGAGTCGCACCACAAGGAAATGGTATGGCAGGAGATGCGAAGAGGACGGCACTTCTCTTGGTGGCAGAAGATGACCAATTCTACGCAAACTTGTATCGGACGAAACTCGAGAAAGAAGGATTTGGCGTGGTAACGGCGGCAAATGGAAAGGAAACTCTGGAGCTTTTGAAACAACATAGTCCCAATTTGATTATTCTCGACCTTGTCATGCCGGAAATGGATGGGTTTGAAGTGTTGAAGAAAATCAAAGAAGAAAAGAATCTGCGCGATGTGCCGGTTATTATCCTGTCAAATCTCGGTCAGCAGGAAGATATCGATCGCGCTCAGGCACTTGGTGTCTTTAAGTACATTGTCAAGTCCAATGTTTCTATTCATCAGATGGTAGAAAGCGTCGAAGAAGCGCTCACTTCTGCCGCTGAGCATGCTCGGTAA
- a CDS encoding type II/IV secretion system protein codes for MIIDEAALIHLIAEMHLVSDEVLSGAQKSAAKNKTPLLPLLVSEGHMSEREAAEIIGDILGVSVVRISDISISDYVLRMIPLVVARAQRVIAISCDERGLAVAMEDPTNLQVCDFLVKKTGMPLRVFLATASDIDLGLSLYTKDIGKTFDEMMASHVEMAERRAEKGEETSDAPIIRIVDALFLYGYQNKSSDIHIEPREEAAIVRFRIDGILYDILSFSRKIHEQVVARLKVLSRLRTDEHQVPQDGKIRASIEGNEKPVDMRLSVVPTTDGEKIVLRLLAEHVRQFSLSTLGFASQDLEKMAIAYRKPHGMILSTGPTGSGKTTTLYAILKILNKPNINIMTIEDPVEYDMAGINQIQVNQRANLTFATGLRSILRQDPNIILVGEIRDEETSGIAINLAMTGHLVLSTLHANDAATTIPRLLDLGVEPFLIASTVSVIVAQRLVRKIHEPCRVSEEISLELLRKELSEELVQKTFPKKSSIQKGTTRVYRGKGCPLCHGSGYMGRVGIFEVLSMDEELRHAIMERATASEIQAIAKRSGMRTMIEDGIEKVRQGITTLDEVIRVARE; via the coding sequence ATGATTATTGATGAAGCTGCCCTTATTCATCTGATTGCAGAAATGCATTTGGTTTCAGATGAAGTATTGAGCGGCGCACAAAAATCTGCAGCGAAAAATAAGACACCACTCCTCCCGCTCTTGGTTTCCGAGGGACATATGAGTGAGCGAGAGGCGGCGGAAATTATCGGGGATATCCTCGGAGTGTCTGTTGTTCGTATTTCAGATATTTCAATTTCCGATTATGTGCTTCGAATGATCCCCCTTGTGGTGGCTCGTGCTCAGCGAGTCATTGCGATTTCATGTGATGAACGTGGACTTGCAGTTGCAATGGAGGACCCGACCAATCTCCAAGTATGCGATTTCCTTGTCAAGAAGACAGGTATGCCACTTCGGGTATTTCTCGCAACGGCATCTGATATCGACTTGGGACTCAGTCTCTATACCAAAGATATTGGCAAAACATTTGACGAGATGATGGCATCGCATGTCGAGATGGCTGAGCGACGTGCAGAGAAAGGTGAAGAAACATCAGATGCACCAATCATTCGCATTGTGGATGCACTTTTTCTTTATGGATATCAGAATAAGTCATCTGATATCCACATTGAACCCCGCGAGGAAGCGGCAATCGTTCGTTTTCGCATTGACGGCATTCTCTACGATATTCTCTCATTCTCGCGGAAAATACATGAGCAGGTGGTAGCTCGGCTCAAGGTGCTTTCGAGACTGCGCACGGATGAGCATCAAGTACCTCAGGATGGGAAAATCCGCGCATCAATCGAAGGGAATGAAAAACCAGTGGACATGCGTCTCTCCGTTGTGCCAACGACGGATGGTGAGAAGATTGTCTTGCGACTCCTTGCTGAGCATGTGCGACAGTTTTCTCTCTCGACACTTGGGTTTGCTTCGCAAGATCTTGAGAAAATGGCGATTGCGTATCGGAAGCCCCATGGCATGATTCTTTCGACAGGTCCTACGGGGAGCGGGAAGACCACGACGCTCTATGCGATACTGAAGATTCTTAACAAACCGAATATTAATATCATGACGATTGAAGATCCAGTCGAATATGATATGGCAGGCATCAATCAGATTCAGGTGAATCAGCGTGCCAACCTCACCTTTGCGACGGGACTTCGCAGTATATTGCGCCAAGATCCGAATATTATTCTCGTTGGTGAAATTCGCGATGAGGAAACTTCCGGTATTGCGATTAATCTCGCCATGACGGGACATCTCGTACTTTCGACACTGCATGCCAATGATGCTGCTACTACGATTCCTCGCCTTCTTGATCTTGGGGTTGAACCATTTCTGATTGCTTCGACGGTATCGGTTATCGTCGCACAACGATTAGTGCGAAAGATTCATGAGCCATGTCGTGTGAGTGAGGAGATTTCTTTGGAATTGCTTCGGAAGGAATTGAGCGAGGAGCTTGTGCAGAAAACTTTTCCAAAGAAGTCATCAATTCAAAAGGGGACGACCCGTGTCTATCGAGGTAAGGGATGTCCGCTTTGTCACGGAAGCGGATATATGGGTCGTGTTGGTATTTTCGAAGTACTTTCGATGGATGAAGAGCTTCGCCATGCTATCATGGAGCGAGCAACAGCAAGTGAGATTCAAGCTATTGCAAAACGAAGTGGCATGCGCACGATGATTGAAGATGGCATTGAGAAAGTTCGACAGGGAATAACAACACTCGATGAAGTGATTCGGGTTGCCAGAGAATGA
- a CDS encoding type II secretion system F family protein, with protein sequence MFSSHIRLSDRAMFAKHLSMMLKSGISLPEALRVLEMETKLPIFQRVLQSVCTDVERGKKLAEALRIHQKDFDPFFVSVVEVSEESGTLSENLEFLAKQLSKEDALHKKIQGILLYPALILVVAAIMGSFISIFILPKLIDLFDSLDVTLPWSTRALLWFAALMKAHGFLIITSCIGFFAMLRFAVHTRLVEARWHMFLLSLPIIGTFLSAVSLGRLFRGLGIMMRSGLPLVHALGVEEQSLTNRVFQRYTRELKEGVSTGTELSVLLERSGFRHVPPLATKMVAVGERTGKLDESFFFLSRFFDEEVDTVAKRFSTLLEPTLLFAIAGIVLFIALSIITPIYSLTGSLQR encoded by the coding sequence ATGTTTTCCTCTCACATTCGACTGTCTGATCGGGCGATGTTTGCGAAGCATCTTTCTATGATGTTGAAGAGCGGGATATCTCTTCCGGAAGCGCTTCGCGTGCTCGAAATGGAGACGAAGCTCCCGATATTTCAGCGAGTGCTCCAATCAGTATGTACTGATGTTGAGCGTGGCAAGAAACTTGCGGAAGCGCTTCGGATTCATCAGAAGGATTTCGACCCGTTTTTCGTGAGTGTTGTTGAAGTGAGTGAAGAGTCGGGCACACTCTCGGAAAATCTGGAATTTCTTGCGAAACAACTTTCAAAAGAAGATGCCTTGCACAAAAAGATTCAGGGTATATTACTCTATCCGGCGCTTATCCTTGTGGTTGCGGCAATTATGGGGAGTTTCATTAGTATATTCATCTTGCCGAAGCTCATCGATCTCTTTGATTCGCTCGACGTGACACTTCCGTGGTCAACGCGTGCGCTCTTGTGGTTTGCGGCACTCATGAAGGCGCATGGATTTCTCATTATCACATCATGTATTGGTTTTTTTGCTATGCTTCGTTTCGCAGTGCATACCCGACTGGTCGAGGCAAGGTGGCATATGTTTCTTCTTTCACTTCCAATAATCGGAACATTCCTCTCGGCAGTTTCCCTCGGGCGACTCTTCCGCGGACTTGGCATTATGATGCGAAGCGGGCTTCCGCTTGTGCATGCTCTTGGCGTTGAGGAACAGAGTCTTACAAACCGCGTCTTTCAGCGCTATACTCGGGAACTCAAAGAAGGCGTCTCAACCGGTACAGAACTTTCTGTCCTCCTTGAGCGTTCAGGATTCCGGCATGTGCCGCCGCTCGCAACCAAGATGGTCGCGGTTGGTGAGAGAACGGGGAAGCTCGATGAAAGTTTCTTCTTCTTGAGCCGATTTTTTGATGAAGAGGTGGACACCGTTGCGAAACGATTTTCGACACTCCTCGAGCCAACGCTTCTTTTTGCGATTGCTGGCATCGTGCTTTTCATCGCACTGTCTATTATCACCCCGATTTATTCGCTGACAGGGTCGCTACAGAGATAA
- a CDS encoding prepilin-type N-terminal cleavage/methylation domain-containing protein, with product MISRGFTVIELLLVVAIFFVIAGFAPAFYSRFLSQDAVAETADRLAGSLRNAQGYSLAGKGSLPWGVALSNSSLVLFQGASFATRNISLDRRVAIPSSVSVSGLSETVFARVSGIPTAPLTVSLTASGGASQTLVMNALGVVNRE from the coding sequence ATGATTTCTCGAGGATTTACTGTTATTGAGCTTCTTCTTGTTGTGGCAATTTTCTTTGTGATCGCTGGATTTGCACCGGCTTTCTATAGTCGATTTTTGTCGCAGGATGCTGTTGCCGAGACGGCCGATCGTCTTGCTGGCTCACTTCGAAATGCGCAGGGATATTCACTTGCAGGGAAGGGGAGTCTTCCGTGGGGGGTGGCTCTTAGTAATAGTTCCCTCGTGCTTTTTCAAGGTGCTTCATTTGCGACTCGGAATATATCGCTCGATCGGCGAGTTGCTATACCTTCGTCTGTTTCGGTAAGTGGCTTGAGTGAGACTGTCTTTGCTCGCGTTTCGGGAATACCGACAGCTCCTCTCACGGTTTCCCTCACTGCCTCGGGTGGCGCTTCACAAACGCTTGTCATGAATGCGCTTGGCGTTGTGAATCGGGAGTGA
- a CDS encoding LamG domain-containing protein, which yields MRIRAWYNALMHRKTKRAYLFQWIIISLFLLAGTGGYFWYQSKAGVTVSSPGTSDNALTSGLVAHWTFDQNHIVWSDTTTEIKDSTAGAQHGNAVGSLSEASVVPGKQGQALKFNGTSDQIETPYNTTLTSYSFAFWFKTGDVHVDDYDTIIAKFYYDRCEIRGYANELLACTIDNSSNLVYSRSSVIDDTWHHGVFTVTNGSQKLYVDGILNDSRTDAFTSAPDTISIGVDYDLSSASRFPGSIDDVRVYNRVLSASEVYQLYTAGTATVNAPVEDPLSQSLRGYWKLDDGSGTNATDSSGNANTLAMTGSPGWVTGNIGPSALDFSGSGQYLSVADPASGVLDFANGADFSLTGWFNRDTFTADHTIVAKKTDQATNAGYVVWIDASTDTVNFEISDGTYTYEADSTTTFTSTGWHHFTAVWDDSRGASVYIDGGLNGSTETSTSSIGDLSNANAFRIGAESDAGVPFDGKLDDIRVYGYALSADEVKKLYNTTSPAQPVDTSLVGHWTFDGPDIQGSTAIDRSSFGNNGTITGAVPVKGKLGQGMSFDGDGDYVYAGSGSSLANLSALTISFWMNLDSFGQNSQGNVINKGSDCCTPLEGFLVRVDGIYNFVVFGVDYDGATDLAMQSLDNSLTSSDFGIWNHIAVTWTGSSAATSVVIYKNGQNVTQSSGDNGIGSRRDDSGSGFHIGVDAGWPIARAFDGKLDDVRLYNRVLSATEVMNLYTLGR from the coding sequence ATGCGAATTCGAGCATGGTATAATGCCCTCATGCATCGGAAAACGAAACGCGCGTATTTGTTTCAATGGATTATCATTTCCCTCTTCCTCCTCGCGGGGACAGGAGGATATTTTTGGTATCAGTCGAAGGCGGGCGTGACGGTCAGTTCGCCAGGGACCAGTGACAATGCTCTCACGAGCGGGCTCGTGGCACACTGGACTTTCGATCAGAATCATATCGTGTGGAGCGATACGACGACGGAAATTAAGGACTCGACTGCCGGCGCACAACATGGCAATGCCGTTGGCTCTCTATCAGAGGCAAGTGTCGTCCCTGGCAAGCAGGGGCAGGCGCTCAAGTTTAATGGGACGAGCGATCAGATAGAGACTCCCTACAACACGACACTCACTTCCTACTCTTTTGCCTTTTGGTTCAAGACGGGGGACGTGCATGTGGATGATTATGATACGATTATCGCAAAGTTTTATTATGACCGTTGCGAAATACGAGGGTACGCCAATGAACTCCTCGCTTGTACAATTGATAATTCAAGTAATCTTGTGTACTCCCGCTCCTCCGTTATTGATGATACATGGCATCACGGAGTCTTCACAGTAACAAATGGCAGTCAGAAGCTCTATGTAGATGGTATACTCAATGATTCACGGACTGATGCATTCACCTCAGCTCCTGATACAATATCCATTGGCGTTGACTATGACTTGTCGAGTGCATCTCGCTTCCCTGGCTCCATCGACGATGTCCGTGTCTACAACCGCGTCCTCTCCGCTTCCGAAGTCTACCAGCTCTACACGGCTGGCACCGCAACAGTAAATGCTCCTGTCGAAGACCCCCTCTCCCAATCCCTCCGCGGCTACTGGAAACTCGATGACGGCTCCGGCACCAATGCGACCGACAGTAGTGGAAATGCAAACACCCTCGCCATGACTGGCTCTCCCGGTTGGGTGACCGGAAACATCGGTCCCTCTGCCCTCGACTTCTCCGGAAGCGGACAATACCTCTCCGTCGCCGATCCCGCAAGCGGTGTCCTCGACTTTGCCAATGGAGCCGACTTCTCCCTCACAGGCTGGTTCAATCGAGACACTTTCACCGCCGACCACACCATCGTCGCCAAGAAAACCGACCAAGCTACCAATGCCGGCTATGTCGTCTGGATAGATGCCTCTACCGATACGGTCAACTTCGAAATTTCTGATGGTACCTATACCTACGAAGCAGACTCTACCACAACATTCACATCAACCGGTTGGCATCACTTCACTGCCGTCTGGGATGATAGTCGTGGTGCCTCTGTCTATATCGACGGAGGACTCAATGGAAGCACAGAAACCTCTACCAGTAGTATAGGAGACCTCTCGAATGCCAATGCCTTCCGTATCGGAGCCGAATCCGACGCCGGAGTTCCTTTTGATGGCAAGCTCGATGATATCCGCGTCTATGGCTACGCTCTCTCTGCTGACGAAGTAAAGAAGCTCTACAATACCACGAGCCCCGCCCAACCCGTCGACACCTCCTTGGTTGGGCACTGGACGTTTGATGGTCCGGATATTCAGGGGAGTACCGCAATAGACAGGAGTAGCTTCGGGAACAATGGGACGATAACGGGAGCGGTACCGGTGAAGGGGAAATTGGGCCAGGGGATGAGTTTTGATGGGGATGGGGATTATGTGTATGCCGGGTCGGGGTCGTCGCTTGCCAATTTGAGCGCTCTCACGATTTCATTTTGGATGAATTTGGATTCGTTTGGCCAGAATAGCCAGGGAAATGTTATCAACAAAGGTTCCGATTGTTGCACGCCTTTGGAAGGATTTCTCGTGAGAGTGGACGGAATATATAATTTTGTCGTATTTGGTGTTGATTATGATGGAGCGACAGATCTTGCAATGCAGTCCCTTGATAATTCTCTGACGAGTTCAGATTTCGGTATCTGGAATCATATCGCGGTGACATGGACCGGATCATCCGCAGCGACGAGCGTCGTCATATACAAGAACGGACAAAATGTCACTCAGTCATCCGGCGACAATGGCATCGGAAGTCGGAGAGACGATTCCGGATCGGGTTTCCATATTGGAGTTGATGCAGGATGGCCCATTGCGCGTGCTTTTGATGGGAAACTCGACGATGTCCGCCTCTACAATCGTGTCCTCTCGGCAACGGAAGTAATGAATCTCTATACTCTCGGGCGGTAG